GGGAAATCCTTCGGGCATGGTGTACGCTAATGATATTTAATTAGGACGCACAAAGGGTTTACGACCCATCACGAGGTGTGGTGACGGGGTGCGTGATTACGAGATGAACTTGTTGTCGCGCCAGTTGATCCCGTTTGCGGGGGCGGTCTCCTTGCCGGGCCCCTCGACGACCTCGACGGTCGCGGGTCGTTTCTCGCCGTCGACGATCTTGGTCGCTTCGAGTTCGCCGTTTCGCTCGGCGATCGCCGTCAAGGTGCCCTTCTCCGCTTCCTGTGCGATCGCACAGAGCACCTCGAACATCGGAAACTGCAAGGCCGTGTTCTGGAGGACGGTCTCGCGGTCGCCCTTGAACGCGGCGAACTCGACGAGTTCCGAGGGAATCTCCTCTTCCTCCTCACCCCAGGCCGGGGGCGCACCCGGCCCGGTCTCGGGTTCTTCCTCGTAGACTCGGGTTTCCGCGACGCTCGCTTTCAGCTGGGCAGTGGGAGTGTACTTGCTCACCGCTCCCTCGCGGGCGACGGATTTGATGATGAGCGTGTTGTTTCGCCTCGTGATGTCGATGTCCTCGATCTCCTCCGGCAGCTCCGGGTCGGAGTCGAAGTACTCGGTGACATCCTCAAGGGGGAGTTCCAGCGTCGAGTGAAGTTGATATACGCGCCCTGACATTGTGTATGGATGGTTCTCTTCGGGTGGTTATCGATCCGTGGCTGCGCCCGTGCAACTGACAATAAGTGCTCCAGACATATATGGCCTTCCCCCACAAAAAGCTACTGCCTGCACTCCGTCGGGAGCTACTCGGCGTTCAGCGCCGCCGCGAGCTCGCCACGTTCGTCCATCTCGGCCAGGATATCGCTTCCGCCGATGAACTCGCCGTTCACGTAGGTCTGGGGCGTCGTCTCCCAGCCGCTGTGATCGGAGAGCGCCGCCCGGTACTCGTCGAGCGATTCGAGCGTATCGACGCACTCGACGTCCTCGCGGTGCTGGGTGATGAGGTCGAGCGCACGCTGTGAGAACCCACACTGGGGCATCAGCCGGTTGCCCTTCATGAACAGCACTACTTCGTTCTCCTCGATGGCGCTGTCGACTCGCTCGGTGACATCGTCCTGCGAGAGACCGCTGTTCGGTTGGAACGTCATACCCCTCGTAGGGAGCGAGCGGGGAAAGCGGTTTTCCTCCTATTCGTCACTACCGACGGGGATGACCTGCACCAGCGAGTAGACGGGAACGCCGTCGATCTCCTCGACGCCCTGTTTGTCCACGAGGACGACGCAGGCGACGGGCTCACCGCCCTGCTCGCGGATCGCGTGGATCGTCTCCTTCATCGTGGTGCCGCTCGTGATCGTGTCGTCGATCACGTAGCACTCGCGGTCGCGGATCGCTGCGAAGTTCCGCGAGAAGCTCCCGCCGAGTTCGTCCATGTCGCCCTCCTCCCACTGGTGTTTACGGGGCGCATAGGTACAGAGGTCCGTATCGAGCTCCCGGCCGACCATCGTCGCAAGCGGCGCGCCAGCCTTCTCGATCCCCACCGTGAGATCGATCTCCTCGCCCTGTTTCCCCAGGAGATCGGCCATCGCCCGCGAGACGTACGAGAGGCGGGCGCTGTCGCGCCCGACCGCACTCCAGTCGACGTGGATGTCGGCGGGCTTGCCGCGCGGTTCGGGTTCGGCGGGCGGTTCGGCCTGTCCGCTTCGCTCGACCAGCCAGCTCGCCGTCTCGCGCGAAACGTTCAGTTCGTCGGCGATCTCACCCTTCGAGAGGCCCCGCTCGGCCAGCTCGGCGGCGCTCTCGATCAGGTCGTCAACGTTCTTCATACGCGGAGAATTCGACGGCCGTTTTTATAGTCGTATCGTCATCCGCGAACGCCGCCTCCCAGTCGTCGAGTCCGTGAACGCCGGTCACCAGCGAGTCCAGAAATTCGTCGGGTAGCGAGGCGAGGCTGTCGCTTGCGGCCTCGAAGTGGCTCACGCCCGAGTTGACGCTCCCCACCAGCGCCTTGTTGTGGAGGACGAGCTCCTCGTGGAGTCGTCCCCCATCTATCTCGAACTCCCAGGCCTCGGGGACTCCCAATAGCGCACCGACGCCGTTGGGCGCGAGCGCGTCGATCGTCTGGAAGGCGTGTTTCGCGTAGCCCGTCGCCTCGTAGACCAGATCCATCCCCTCGTACTCGGTAGGGAGTTCGTCGACGGGCGTTTCGCGCGAATCGACGTAGGTCGCGCCCAGCTCCTCGATGATCTCGATGGTTGGATCCGGGCGATCGCGCCGGCCTACGCAGTACGTACGGTCGAAGGGATGAGTATGGACGAACATCGCCAGCGTGAGCAGTCCCAGACTCCCGTTGCCGAGCACGGCGGCGCTCTCGGGGTTCCACTCGAAGGCCGACCGCGAGGCGACGGCGTGTTCGAGGGCCTTCTCGGTGATGCTGATGGGTTCGATCAGAAAACCCAGTGGAGCCTGCTCGGCGGGGATCCGAACGAGGTACTCAGCGGGGCTCGTGAAGTACTCGGCCATGAACCCGTGGGCGCCGACGATGCCGCGCTCGTAGTACTTCCCCTCGGGGGCCATGTCCGGTTCGCCACGTTCGAAGTACTCGTTCTCGCCGTTCGGCGGCCGTCGGACCGTCGGCACCACGACGTCGCCCGCCTCGTACTCCGTTCCGTTGGGGTCCTCGACGACCCCGACGGCCTCATGGCCGAGCACGAGATGATCCTCGCCCTCGGGAAACTCCCCATGGCCCCCCTCGAGTACCTCCCGATCGGTCCCGTCGACCCCCACCCGCAGGGTTCGAACCAGTACCTCGCCGGCCTCGGGTTCGGGTTCCGGGATGTCGATCACGCTCGGCTCGTGCTCGCCCTTTCGAACCGCCAGTGCATCCATACCGATCGATAGGAGACGAAGGAACAAAGTGTTTATTCTATTTCGAGTAAATAATTTATTTGGTGACTCGCGATACTCGTCCGGAACGCGGTGTCGAGATACGCACGTACGCTTTTTGCGCTCGGGGAATCAGCGGAGGTATGGAACGATACGATCAGCTCTACCGTCTCTACAGCGAGTTTCCCGCCGACACGCTGAAGGCGTATCAGGACCTCGTCGACCTGTTTCCACCCGTCGACTCGCGGGTCGCCCTCGAACACTGGCAGCGCGCAAGCGAGGAGTTGGAACGGCGCAAGTCAGCGATCCACGAGGGGTTCGACGACGGGACGTTCTACGCGGAGATCGCAGCCCGTGCGACCCGCCAGCAGGCGTTTACCGCCCTCGACCTGTACTCGAAGTACGAGCAGGCGGTGAACGTCTTCGTACTGGACGTCGACGAGACGCTGCGGTCTGCGGGCAACACCGACAACGAGATCCCGAGGGAGACGCTGTCGTTGCTGACGGAGTTCCACGAGGCAGGAGTCCCGATCGTGATCTGCACCGGTCAGACTTTGGAGAACGTCAAGGGGTTCATGATCCAGGGGCTGGGCAGCGAACTCGTCCACTCGGGGCAGCTCTCGATCGTCTACGAGGCCGGTACGGGCGTGTTCACGCCGGGCCACGGCGCCGACACCAAGCACCTGCTGTACGAGGAGCTCGACGAGGAAATCGTCTCGGTGTTCGATTACGTGCGCTCGCGCGTGCTCCGGGAGGCTCCCGAGGAGCTCCGCCGGGGCTGTCACCTGCAGGGCAACGAGTTCAACGTCACGCTGAAACCCAACTTCGAGATCGGCTCCGATCGAGCAGTCGAGATCATCGACCAAGGGCTTGTCTACGAACTCGACCTGCTGGGCGAAGCCGTCGCCGAGATCGTCGACGACGACGTCGACCCTGAGGTCGCCGGCGAGGTCGCCCGTGCGTTCTACGCCGACAGCGATCCCGAGATCCACGACGTGCTCGCGGACCACGAAAGATCCGACCCCGTGAATGTTCCCGAGACGGTCGTGG
The Halalkalicoccus subterraneus genome window above contains:
- a CDS encoding DUF7110 family protein, producing the protein MSGRVYQLHSTLELPLEDVTEYFDSDPELPEEIEDIDITRRNNTLIIKSVAREGAVSKYTPTAQLKASVAETRVYEEEPETGPGAPPAWGEEEEEIPSELVEFAAFKGDRETVLQNTALQFPMFEVLCAIAQEAEKGTLTAIAERNGELEATKIVDGEKRPATVEVVEGPGKETAPANGINWRDNKFIS
- a CDS encoding glutaredoxin family protein, producing MTFQPNSGLSQDDVTERVDSAIEENEVVLFMKGNRLMPQCGFSQRALDLITQHREDVECVDTLESLDEYRAALSDHSGWETTPQTYVNGEFIGGSDILAEMDERGELAAALNAE
- the gfcR gene encoding transcriptional regulator GfcR, whose translation is MKNVDDLIESAAELAERGLSKGEIADELNVSRETASWLVERSGQAEPPAEPEPRGKPADIHVDWSAVGRDSARLSYVSRAMADLLGKQGEEIDLTVGIEKAGAPLATMVGRELDTDLCTYAPRKHQWEEGDMDELGGSFSRNFAAIRDRECYVIDDTITSGTTMKETIHAIREQGGEPVACVVLVDKQGVEEIDGVPVYSLVQVIPVGSDE
- a CDS encoding glucose 1-dehydrogenase; translation: MDALAVRKGEHEPSVIDIPEPEPEAGEVLVRTLRVGVDGTDREVLEGGHGEFPEGEDHLVLGHEAVGVVEDPNGTEYEAGDVVVPTVRRPPNGENEYFERGEPDMAPEGKYYERGIVGAHGFMAEYFTSPAEYLVRIPAEQAPLGFLIEPISITEKALEHAVASRSAFEWNPESAAVLGNGSLGLLTLAMFVHTHPFDRTYCVGRRDRPDPTIEIIEELGATYVDSRETPVDELPTEYEGMDLVYEATGYAKHAFQTIDALAPNGVGALLGVPEAWEFEIDGGRLHEELVLHNKALVGSVNSGVSHFEAASDSLASLPDEFLDSLVTGVHGLDDWEAAFADDDTTIKTAVEFSAYEER
- a CDS encoding HAD family hydrolase — its product is MERYDQLYRLYSEFPADTLKAYQDLVDLFPPVDSRVALEHWQRASEELERRKSAIHEGFDDGTFYAEIAARATRQQAFTALDLYSKYEQAVNVFVLDVDETLRSAGNTDNEIPRETLSLLTEFHEAGVPIVICTGQTLENVKGFMIQGLGSELVHSGQLSIVYEAGTGVFTPGHGADTKHLLYEELDEEIVSVFDYVRSRVLREAPEELRRGCHLQGNEFNVTLKPNFEIGSDRAVEIIDQGLVYELDLLGEAVAEIVDDDVDPEVAGEVARAFYADSDPEIHDVLADHERSDPVNVPETVVDLFERIDVAYYEGDAAEVGSLELNKVVGVETALNVLGIGDPFALVMGDSKSDLRLMDWVAENDSGLGAAPEHASADVLSFVRETDELVFDRGRAADMLRTVYALNRLAALE